In Sodalis ligni, a single genomic region encodes these proteins:
- a CDS encoding YczE/YyaS/YitT family protein translates to MTFAVPGVNIVFIIIMLIVDRTTIGFGTLVNMFCVGFLIDTFSNIYEKVFYFQPGTITMLIHLAIGLVFFTLGVSLYITSNMGVCPYDGIAPALHKKFPGRSYRFIRVLQDIITMVIAFLMGGPVAVGTIIMAFFIGFMVNFWNDLVSNKIVGIKEEKGITEIKQA, encoded by the coding sequence ATGACGTTTGCAGTGCCGGGAGTAAATATCGTTTTCATTATCATTATGTTAATCGTGGATCGTACGACAATTGGCTTTGGTACATTGGTAAATATGTTTTGTGTAGGTTTTCTTATTGATACTTTTAGCAACATTTATGAAAAGGTATTTTATTTCCAGCCAGGCACCATAACAATGCTTATTCATCTTGCAATAGGGCTTGTGTTTTTTACACTGGGAGTTTCACTTTATATTACAAGTAATATGGGTGTGTGTCCTTATGATGGAATTGCACCTGCACTGCATAAAAAATTTCCTGGAAGATCCTATCGGTTTATTAGAGTTCTGCAGGATATTATTACTATGGTAATCGCATTTTTAATGGGAGGGCCGGTTGCTGTTGGAACTATTATTATGGCATTCTTTATTGGATTTATGGTTAATTTCTGGAATGATCTTGTTAGTAACAAGATAGTAGGAATTAAAGAAGAAAAAGGAATTACAGAAATAAAGCAGGCATAA
- a CDS encoding pyruvate formate lyase family protein: MFITQRYKKGRTYKKLNKAMRNAKPSICVERADLITKSYKETEGMPYILRRAHGIKYILENMTIFIDEDELIVGNHGSKPRSAPLFPEFGTFGKKELDLMPVRKVDTLQITEEDKEFLLNHIYPYWKNKNTGDISRYYIDEKL, encoded by the coding sequence ATGTTTATTACCCAAAGGTATAAAAAGGGAAGAACGTACAAAAAATTAAATAAAGCTATGCGTAATGCAAAGCCATCTATTTGTGTAGAGCGTGCGGACTTGATTACAAAAAGCTACAAAGAAACGGAAGGAATGCCTTATATTTTAAGACGCGCACATGGTATTAAATATATACTGGAAAATATGACAATATTCATTGATGAGGATGAACTAATTGTAGGAAACCATGGGTCAAAACCGCGTTCAGCTCCTCTTTTTCCTGAGTTTGGAACTTTTGGCAAGAAGGAACTTGATTTGATGCCAGTTCGTAAAGTAGATACCCTTCAGATTACAGAAGAAGATAAAGAATTCCTGTTAAATCATATCTATCCATATTGGAAAAACAAAAATACAGGTGATATATCCAGATATTACATTGATGAAAAATTATGA
- a CDS encoding pyruvate formate lyase family protein yields the protein MKVLDSPYRVFNPLSRARSGYGHYLPDIEKILHHGFKYVENQAKEALEKLNILEPEYMDQTHFYQAVLTVCEGINNFQKRYEKLAKKMAEEENNSGRKQELLMIAKNCERVPYEPARSYWEALQSYWFVILIDYCSQNGSAISGGRVDQIFYPYYKHDIDEGIMVKEEARELLEALWVKTVISSKLERI from the coding sequence ATGAAAGTTCTGGACTCACCTTATCGGGTGTTTAACCCTTTAAGTCGTGCAAGGAGCGGTTATGGACATTATCTCCCAGATATCGAAAAGATTCTCCACCATGGATTTAAGTATGTGGAAAACCAGGCAAAAGAAGCTTTGGAAAAACTGAACATTCTAGAACCGGAATATATGGATCAGACCCATTTCTATCAGGCAGTCCTAACAGTATGTGAGGGAATAAATAACTTCCAGAAACGTTATGAGAAGTTAGCAAAAAAAATGGCAGAAGAGGAAAACAATTCAGGAAGAAAACAAGAACTTTTGATGATTGCAAAGAACTGTGAACGCGTGCCATACGAACCGGCAAGATCTTACTGGGAGGCATTGCAGTCTTACTGGTTTGTAATTCTCATTGATTATTGTTCCCAGAACGGTTCCGCAATATCCGGCGGTCGTGTAGACCAGATATTTTATCCTTATTATAAGCATGATATCGATGAGGGTATCATGGTAAAAGAAGAAGCTAGAGAGCTTTTGGAAGCACTTTGGGTAAAAACAGTGATATCATCAAAGCTGGAACGTATATGA
- a CDS encoding pyruvate formate lyase family protein — MLIDGCMEKGKDCTSGGAKYDYAGVQGVGMADVGDSLTAINKLVYEWGKITPEDLIKALKTNFKDNEILRNILINSAPKYGNDIEEADEQCVYVAEQYCKCVQGLTSPHGAIYRPGLFCLSSNTPLGRQVCALPSGRLSGTPLGDGGISPKHGMDCAGPTAACKSVARVPQVMAINGVNFNMKFMPTMLKTEEDRQKLVDMIRVYFSMGGVHIQFNVLTAEKLKDAQKQPEAYRNLVVRVAGYSAFFVELDKDIQDEIISRTTQGE, encoded by the coding sequence ATGCTTATAGATGGCTGTATGGAAAAAGGAAAGGATTGTACCTCTGGCGGAGCAAAATATGATTATGCAGGAGTTCAGGGTGTCGGTATGGCAGATGTGGGAGATTCCTTGACAGCTATTAATAAACTTGTCTATGAATGGGGAAAAATAACACCAGAAGATTTGATTAAAGCATTGAAAACAAATTTTAAAGATAATGAAATTCTAAGGAATATACTAATTAATAGTGCGCCAAAATATGGAAATGATATTGAAGAAGCCGATGAGCAGTGTGTATATGTTGCAGAACAGTATTGCAAATGTGTACAGGGTTTGACATCTCCTCATGGGGCGATTTATCGTCCTGGCCTGTTCTGTCTGTCTTCTAATACACCACTTGGACGTCAGGTGTGTGCACTTCCAAGTGGAAGGCTGAGCGGTACTCCTCTGGGGGATGGAGGGATTTCACCAAAGCACGGTATGGATTGTGCTGGTCCCACAGCTGCCTGCAAATCCGTTGCAAGAGTACCCCAGGTAATGGCAATCAACGGTGTCAATTTCAACATGAAATTTATGCCCACTATGTTGAAGACGGAGGAAGACCGGCAAAAATTAGTTGATATGATTCGAGTATATTTTTCCATGGGTGGTGTGCATATTCAGTTTAATGTGCTGACAGCCGAAAAGTTAAAAGATGCACAGAAACAACCGGAAGCATACAGAAATCTGGTAGTGCGTGTAGCTGGTTACAGTGCATTCTTCGTTGAACTGGATAAGGATATCCAGGATGAGATTATCAGTCGTACTACTCAGGGTGAATGA